gggctgtgtgctgagccccctgctctattgtctgtacacatacgactgcacctctgcccaccacagcaacaccatcatcaagtttgctgatgacaccacagtggtggggctcatctcaggaggcgacgagtccgcCTACAGGGGTGAGGTGAGGCGGCTGTTGCAgtggtgcagggagaacaatctgctcctcaacaactcaaagacaaaagaactcataatagattacaggaggaataaaacggacattacaccactaaccattgggggaaaatgtgtggagagggtagctgatttctgtttcctgggggtccacattgagcagggcctcacatggaacacgaacaccttcgagctgataaaaaaggcccagcaaagactgtacttcctgagggttctcaggaggaacaacatcaaggagaagctgctggtgtccttctacaagtgctccacAGAGAACATACTGACTTACTGTATCTGCgtatggtataacagcagcactacagctcaaaggaaagctctccaaagggttgtgaatacagcccaaaagaATCactggctgccctctcccctcactggaggacctgcacagcgaccgctgtctaagaaaagcacaacacatcacaaaggacacttctcaccccggacattctctgttcacactgctgccttcaggcagaagatacagagcaatcagaacaagaaccaaccgtctcagagacggtttttacccgatagcaataacaaaactaaatgcaatcaaaaacaaccattaatcatcataaatgatgtatgtgagaatgtgactgttcttatttattagttttttttttaccagttatttgttaattcttacattgtgtgtgagtTGTGagagttattttttgtttttaagcatatgcactgtctgatggcaccttttaaatttcgttgtccttgtgacaatgacaataaagatctATCTTATCTCTTatcttattttactttgttttgaacCAGAGAAATCCCCTTCCGGCCCTCCATCTGAATTTCGCACGTCATGCGCGTCACCCAGCAATTGATTCCCCTGATAGGATTGAACGTAATCTCCGCTTTATCTGCTCATTGAGCTgtcggttgccatggcaactgtAATGCCGACACAGAGAACGAGAACCAGCTGAATAGAAGTGGTTTTGTCTAGTTTTGTTGTTCACCTGTTTATCAGCTTAATTGCGCCTCTATTGTGGCGCACTGCTGCAATTCTTAAAAGTTAAACAAGCGACAGAAACTGAACTAATTACCTCTGTTCTGGCGATATTTATAACAGTCATCAAACTACGGCTCCTACAGCATAGTTAAAATAAAACGATTGAGCAATAGTAAAGAAATTTGCTCTTTCTTGCATCTTGACAGAACTAACAGAAACCGTTTATAGATTTGTATGAAGGAGAATTTATGTAGCAAACATTAGTTTActcagctttattttaaatcgTATTTAATAGATATATCTGATAATAAATGATGGCGCACATGATGGACACAATGCATCACATAGCAATTAATATGCGCTGTCCAATCCTGTAATACATATGAATTCAGTGAATTCTTATTCAATACTGGCAGTAACTTTTTTTGCATATGTGACAGTACCAGTGTGATTCAAATGGGCAACTTGAATTTACGaccattaatttaataaatgtaaggTTGCAATAATTCTACTTAAAAAGTTACCCATAAGGCACACAGGCCCGCTACAGAGAGGCTTAAGACAATCTCACCcaattcattaattttatttattacacaattGTTAATCAGAAATATACCAATTTAAAACCACAGTTATGGCTCAACTCGAAGATGGCAGTGCAAATCAGGGAGGTTACCTACaaaagaaacacagcaaaaaacaaacaaaaagaacaaaagaaaatcatgcACCAAACCAGAAAGAGTACCACCACCCAGAAAGTCCACCACCAACACCACGAGCCGGCCGTTCCTGTCAAAATAAAGGAGACATTCATATTACatacatttcataattataCAGTTCAGTTCATGACAAATCAAGCCTATAGCAATAGTCCAAACTAAGACCCTGTCCTGGGTCGAACCGCCACGCCGCAGCAGACGCCGCCCAGAGCAGCACCAGAaggatcagaaccagctggtCACAAACCAGCCCGAATCAGCCACGCTGGACGAGGGACAGGAGCCAGCTTACGCCGACCAGGACGGCGAGCATGAAaccgcagtgaagttagtttcaagttggatattcgatattcgagctccgcggagtaagcggcgtttagctcaaggttgatccgatttatgaacgctactgtcggccagcggttctccaccgctcccggcccgagctccgcggagtaacCGACGTTTAGCTGAAAGTTGATCCGATTTCGGAACGCTACTctcggccagcggttctccaccgctcccggccgcagcgcccgaaggttcacttagggactatcaacaaattactgaacctaacattcctgtcaaagaaatataatgttttcttcaatagcttccaggtcatgtgacctattgactcaaaatcactttggaataattatactagtctctttagatgaggcacagtcatttgttttccattttaaatcattttcaatttttaattaatttttttcatcaaaattgagtgtttttcttcaatagcttccaggtcatgtgacctattgagtcaaaatcactttgaaattgttctaccagtctgtatagatgaggcacagtcatttgttttccatttttagccattttccattttttaggaatttttttcttcaaaattgagggtttttattcaatagcttccaggtcatgtgacctattgagtcaaaatcactttgaaataattctaatagtctctttagatgaggcacagacatttgtttgcgatctaaattaattataaattttaaaacaccttctcattgaaaagcaaaattgtCAGTAAAAGTAAATACTGACATGTGGGAAAAGATTAATTGCGagacatgtgcttaaagtttgtctttatgttaacatttaatttttgaacatttttaatgccatTTCAGGTAAACTTTGACAACTATGAAGCAGTTCTGTCATTTGTCCTTGTGAACAACAATCACTGGAAGTTGctggtttgtgattttttgtctataatcaatattttttcattttatggttTGGATAGAGCATGACATATTCACattagttttaatgaaatttttctttgttatgcCCCTTTACTTTGTTGATCTGTTTTAGTACATCAATGCAGAAGCCAGAACTGTATTCCTAATAGATCCTGCACAAGTATCATCTGAGCTTGTGGACTCCCAAAAGGCAGCTAAAagaatacagtaaataaagctctaataaatttttaaaatgtattaaaaattaataaatttgcaaagtgACCACATAGAGATtgagttaaaaatctgaatgtatgtgacattcagatttctgaatatattattgaaatatattatccataaaattttttcaaaatatattatgtaaaaaatatttctattaatttaaatgtttatgtaaatattaatttcaataaacttAACATTGTTAACAGAAACTGATAAGAGGAAAGCGTGAGTTGTCTTATGAGTGGAATTACAGAATACAATTGCTCTTacacaaatcattttgtttgttatccAGAGAATACTTCAAAATGAGAAGGACATGCCATGGAAAAACAGACTGGGTTGGGATCCAATGGAAAGGGGGGACAATGCGCCACCCTATTCAACAAGACGGAAGCAGCTGTGGAGTTATTGTAGTCAAAGTAAATTaatgagttcatgttttttgttatacaaGTGTGGATACTGTGTAATTATTATAGAGAAAAGTTGTCTATCATCAAATACAGTCTCTCTGGTTAGTTAAAATGGGCTTTCGGAATTGTGGAAAGAGTGTGTATTCACTTGGAGGAATACAGACTCCCCCAACAGTAGCCCATAACTGGGGTCAGTGCAACATGCCACACAGTATTTGTAATTACAGTTCTTTCATCATCttctaaatgttgaaacatttagatgtttcaCTACAGGTATCTGTACTAACAAACATACCTGTTTTAGTATATGTGGGTACACTATATATGtccacatgaatgttttaagtctGATGCATTATAATGccataaaaaaagtctttaaaaactttttttttctttagatggcA
Above is a window of Xiphophorus hellerii strain 12219 chromosome 2, Xiphophorus_hellerii-4.1, whole genome shotgun sequence DNA encoding:
- the LOC116709128 gene encoding uncharacterized protein LOC116709128 — its product is MPFQVNFDNYEAVLSFVLVNNNHWKLLYINAEARTVFLIDPAQVSSELVDSQKAAKRIQEYFKMRRTCHGKTDWVGIQWKGGTMRHPIQQDGSSCGVIVVKMAKALMEAFPLMPDVDFDTTKKAMKSERRTLALQILDASVFDDHCWCAMCAAYKAPGSGPGMTDWIQCDNCDRWYHALCINMKSTEFQKKKTGSWKCVLCS